The Thermoanaerobaculales bacterium genome segment GGCCGGGTCGTGCAGCGACTCGCGGCGGTTGCCGGCGCGCGCGATGACCTCGCCGCCGCGCGCGACGACGCAGCCGACCGGCACCTCGCCGGCCGCGGCGGCGGCGCGCGCCTCCTCGAGCGCGGCCGCCATGAACGCACGGTCGCGGTCGTCGAACACCCAGTCCGGGGTCACCCGGCGAGCATACCATCCGCGCCGGGCGAGGCCGGGTCACCGTCTCTCACTGGAGAAGGAAAGGCCCCCGCGGGCGGCGGGGGCCGGAGCGAGCGGTGAAGTGTGCTCCCGCTACTTGATCTCGACGCGGTCACCGACCTCGACCGGACGCCAGGCCTTGGTGACCTTGGCGGTCGAGTAACCCTCCTCCACGGTGAGGACGCCGAGCTCGCCGATCACCAGCCGCGGCATGCCCTCGACCGGGTTGTCACGGAAGACGGTCGCGAACATCCCGGGGTAGATGCCCTCCGCGGCGCCGAGGTCGATGAACACCGTCCAGTCGGTGCCGATCTCGATCTGATCGTCCCGGTTGTAGACGATGTAGCCGGTGGGCTTGCCGTTCGGCGTGTCGCAGCGGTCCGAGGGATCCGGCGCGATCACCAGCGGCACCGGCACCGGCTGGAAGGGCAGCAGGACGTCGCCGAAGACCACCGGATCGCAGGCGGCGGTAATCTCGGCGATCGCCGTGTCCTCCTGCGCGCACAGCACCCGGAGCCGTCCGACCTGGGTGTAGACGATGCCCATCTTCTCATTCGAGATCGGGTGGGCCAGGGGCCGCCTGCGGTGGAGGATGAAGAACTCGTCACCGGCGGCCACGCCCTGGTTGACGCCACCGTCGATGTACATGATCTCGCCCTCGGAGAAGTGGTCCTGCATGCCGATGCGCTCGGATGAGGTGATCTTGAACGGGAAGACCTCGTCGGCCTCGAACAGCCTGGCGAAGCAGTAGACGTCGGCCGGGCTGCCGAGCGGGAACGGGATCCCCTCGGACACCGCGCCCGCGCCGGGCTCGGCCGAGGGCGCGGCCGGTGCGGCCACCGCCGCCGCCTCCTCCTCGGCCACGGCCTGAGGCGCGGCCACCGGCGGTTGAACCGCGACGTCGATCACCAGCGGGTCGCCGGGGTAGATCCAGTGCGAGTCCAGGATGTAGGGGTTGCGCTCCCAGATCTGCGGCCACAGGTAGGGGTCGCCGAGGTTCTTCCGCGCCAGGTCCCAGAGGGTGTCTCCCTTCTGGATGATGTAGACCTGGCTGCCGTCGGGAAACTCCGTCGGCGGGTCGTACGGCGTCCAGTGGTCACCACGGAGGTAGAGGGGCCTGGGCGGTGGAGCCACTGATTGGGCGGCGACCGTCGCGGCTGTGAAAACGATCACGATCGCAAGGCGGACTGCGACTCTCATTGGCCCTCTCCCGAGTTTGAGAAGCACACTAGTTGCACACTTCAAGATTACTCGAACAGATAGTGTGCGTCAACGCTCCTGTGACTTGCTTCTTTCCTCCAGGAGTTTCCTGTAGGTTTCCGCGAACTCGGCGACCTTGCTATTGATCTCCTCGACCAGCGAATTGACATCCTCGATTTTTGAGTAATCGGGGTAGTTTTCCTGGAGGTATTCAAGCCGCCACAGGGCGCCCTGCCAGCGCCTATTCCGGTAGTAAAACTGCGCCACGAGCCACTCGTGCTCGGCCAGGGTCTCGCGCAACGCGACGATCCGCGACTGGGCCTCCTCGGCATACCGCGAGTTCGGGTAGAGGGTCGTCAGCTGCTGGTAGGCGGTGTACGCCTCGTGCAGGTTCGTGAGGTCGCGGTCCGGACGTATGTTCTTGGAGCTATACGTATTTCCCACCATCAGCAGGGCGTAGTCGCGATCCGGATCGTTGGGGTAGCGGTTGGCGAAGTCGCGGTAGCGCAGGCGGGCCTCGGTGCGGCTGGTCGGGTCCGCCTTGGCGGCGTAGGTGTCGGCTACCCGGAGCGCGGCCTTGTGCCCGAGGGGGTCGTTTGGAAAGGTGTCATAGACGAACGAGAAGTACTTCCGCGCTTCGACATATTCTTTGTCGGCGTACAGCGCCTCGGCGCGGTCGAAAATCGTCTGCTTGTCGAGGGAGGCAAGCTCCTCGAGGACCTCGTCATCGTCGGAGCGTGTGCTCGAGCAGCCGGTCAGAGTCAAAGTGATGGACATCACCAGAAGCGCGAGATTCGTGAAGAGCCGCTTGGTCACGGGCGCTCTCCGTTGGCGCACCGCCTCAGCTCGGCGATGGCCGCTCCGCGGTCGCTGGCGCCGAAGATCGCCGACCCGGCGACCAGGGTGGTGGCGCCGGCTGCGACCAGCGCCGCCGCGTTGTCGGGGCCGACGCCGCCGTCGACCGTGATGTCGAGATCGCGGCCGGCGCACATCGCGCGCAGACGGCCGATCTTGTCGATCGACTCGGGGATGAAGCGCTGGCCGCCGAAGCCGGGGTTGACCGACATGACGAGCACGAAGTCGGTGAAGGGCAGCGCGTCGGAGAGGGCGCACAGGGCTGTGGCGGGGTTGATCGCGATGCCCGCCGCCATGCCGCGCCCCCGGATCCCGGCGAGCGAGAGGTGGAGGTGGCGGGCGGCCTCGACGTGGATGGCCACCCGGCGGACGCCGGCGGCGGCGAGCTCGCCGACCAGCGGGTCGGGGTCAACGACCATGAGGTGCGCGTCGAGCGGGATCGCGCAGCAGGCCGCGAGCTGCTGCACCACCAGCGGTCCGAAGGTGAGGTTGGGGACGAAGCAGCCGTCCATGATGTCGAGGTGAAGCAGGTCGGCGCCCGCCGCCTGCACCTCGGCGACCTCGCGGCCGAGGTGGGCGAAGTCGGCCGCCAGCAGCGACGGCGCGATGCGGGCGCTCACTGGACCACCCAGATCGCGACGATGTCGGACCGCGACACCGGCGAGCCTTCCGGCGGGTACTGGCGGAGCAGGATGCCCCGGGGAAGGCCGGGGTACGGGACCTCGTGGATCTGCCCGAGGCGAAGCTGGTTGGCGAGACAGAAGCGGCGCGCCTCCTCGATCGAGCGAGTCAGCAGCGACGGCATGACCCACAGGCGGGTGGCCGGGCCCTGGTTGACGAGCACGGCGAC includes the following:
- a CDS encoding LysM domain-containing protein, with product MRVAVRLAIVIVFTAATVAAQSVAPPPRPLYLRGDHWTPYDPPTEFPDGSQVYIIQKGDTLWDLARKNLGDPYLWPQIWERNPYILDSHWIYPGDPLVIDVAVQPPVAAPQAVAEEEAAAVAAPAAPSAEPGAGAVSEGIPFPLGSPADVYCFARLFEADEVFPFKITSSERIGMQDHFSEGEIMYIDGGVNQGVAAGDEFFILHRRRPLAHPISNEKMGIVYTQVGRLRVLCAQEDTAIAEITAACDPVVFGDVLLPFQPVPVPLVIAPDPSDRCDTPNGKPTGYIVYNRDDQIEIGTDWTVFIDLGAAEGIYPGMFATVFRDNPVEGMPRLVIGELGVLTVEEGYSTAKVTKAWRPVEVGDRVEIK
- the bamD gene encoding outer membrane protein assembly factor BamD translates to MTKRLFTNLALLVMSITLTLTGCSSTRSDDDEVLEELASLDKQTIFDRAEALYADKEYVEARKYFSFVYDTFPNDPLGHKAALRVADTYAAKADPTSRTEARLRYRDFANRYPNDPDRDYALLMVGNTYSSKNIRPDRDLTNLHEAYTAYQQLTTLYPNSRYAEEAQSRIVALRETLAEHEWLVAQFYYRNRRWQGALWRLEYLQENYPDYSKIEDVNSLVEEINSKVAEFAETYRKLLEERSKSQER
- the rpe gene encoding ribulose-phosphate 3-epimerase, coding for MSARIAPSLLAADFAHLGREVAEVQAAGADLLHLDIMDGCFVPNLTFGPLVVQQLAACCAIPLDAHLMVVDPDPLVGELAAAGVRRVAIHVEAARHLHLSLAGIRGRGMAAGIAINPATALCALSDALPFTDFVLVMSVNPGFGGQRFIPESIDKIGRLRAMCAGRDLDITVDGGVGPDNAAALVAAGATTLVAGSAIFGASDRGAAIAELRRCANGERP